The Thalassotalea psychrophila genome window below encodes:
- a CDS encoding EF-hand domain-containing protein — translation MQIKDWADELFEVFDEDKDGVINRSEFVELIDCLLKEKGIRMCETIFHKFDKNHDNSISKDELIEMLIDLAL, via the coding sequence ATGCAAATTAAAGACTGGGCAGATGAATTATTTGAAGTATTCGATGAAGATAAAGACGGTGTAATTAATCGCTCTGAGTTTGTTGAATTAATTGACTGTCTGTTAAAAGAAAAAGGTATTCGCATGTGCGAAACTATATTCCACAAGTTTGATAAGAATCACGATAATTCAATTTCTAAAGATGAATTAATCGAAATGCTCATAGATTTAGCGTTATAA
- the folD gene encoding bifunctional methylenetetrahydrofolate dehydrogenase/methenyltetrahydrofolate cyclohydrolase FolD, whose protein sequence is MNIDGKQAAADLRVKLTKEVESLKAERGITPGLTVVLVGDDPASQVYVRNKVKQTREVGMISDEIRLDEDTTEEALLATLAKLNNDENVHGILVQLPLPKHINEEKIIATIKPEKDVDGFHAMNSGRLLNGEKGALVPCTPQGCVILAKRHLGDDLSGKHAVIIGRSNIVGKPVSILFLQENCTVTIAHSRTQNLPSMCRQADILVAAVGRPEMVKADWVKPGATVIDVGINRIERDGKNKLVGDVDFDDVSAVAGGITPVPGGVGPMTIACLLKNTIEAAKIYG, encoded by the coding sequence ATGAACATTGATGGTAAACAAGCCGCGGCTGATCTTAGAGTCAAGTTAACAAAAGAAGTCGAAAGTCTTAAAGCTGAAAGAGGCATTACTCCAGGCTTAACGGTTGTTTTAGTTGGTGATGATCCTGCTAGCCAAGTTTATGTTCGTAACAAAGTAAAACAAACCCGTGAAGTAGGCATGATTTCAGATGAGATCCGCCTTGATGAGGACACTACTGAAGAAGCTCTGTTAGCAACTCTTGCCAAGCTTAACAACGATGAGAATGTACATGGCATTTTAGTGCAGTTGCCTCTGCCAAAGCATATTAATGAAGAAAAGATTATTGCAACAATCAAGCCTGAAAAAGATGTTGATGGCTTTCATGCGATGAATTCTGGCCGTTTATTAAATGGTGAAAAAGGTGCGTTAGTACCATGCACTCCTCAGGGGTGTGTTATTTTAGCCAAACGCCATTTAGGTGATGATTTATCAGGTAAGCATGCGGTAATTATTGGCCGTTCAAATATAGTTGGTAAACCGGTAAGTATTTTATTTTTACAAGAAAACTGTACGGTAACTATTGCTCACTCTCGTACGCAAAATCTACCTAGCATGTGCCGTCAGGCAGACATATTAGTTGCTGCTGTTGGTCGCCCTGAAATGGTGAAAGCTGATTGGGTCAAACCTGGTGCCACTGTGATTGATGTGGGCATTAACCGTATTGAACGTGATGGTAAAAATAAATTGGTTGGTGATGTTGATTTTGATGACGTTTCAGCAGTTGCTGGCGGCATCACACCCGTACCTGGTGGAGTAGGCCCAATGACTATTGCTTGTTTATTAAAAAATACAATAGAAGCAGCAAAGATTTACGGATGA
- a CDS encoding SulP family inorganic anion transporter, with the protein MFELHASKVTSLKNDVLSGLTVALALVPEAVAFAFVAGVDPLVGLYAAFMVGLITSAFGGRPGMISGATGAMAVVMVSLVALHGVQYLFAAVVLTGIFQIFFGVFKLGKFIRLVPHPVMLGFVNGLAIVIFLAQLGQFKVTNAAGELEWMTGSAMYTMVGLIALTMAIIHFLPKITKAVPSSLVAIIVVTAIVLFTDIDSRTVIDYVRDMTGDSASTLAGGLPSFAIPSVPFNFETLMIILPFALVLAAIGLIESLLTLTLIDELTETHGQANRECVAQGAANTVNGFFGGMGGCAMIGQSMINVNSGGRGRASGITAALALLGFILFASGLIEIIPLAALVGVMFIVVIGTFEWSSLRIMGKIPKADAFVIILVSGVTVISDLAIAVIVGVIVSALVFAWQHAKHVIVNRSIDENGSTIYEVNGPIFFGAITSFLEQFEPQNDSQDVIVEFKNSRVADHSALEAIDTLAERYKSRGKTLHLRHLSPECRTLLTKAGDLVEVNYIEDPSYHVASDKLD; encoded by the coding sequence ATGTTTGAATTACATGCAAGTAAAGTAACTAGCCTGAAAAATGATGTTTTGTCAGGTTTAACCGTTGCTTTAGCACTCGTACCAGAAGCCGTGGCATTTGCCTTTGTCGCTGGTGTTGACCCTTTAGTGGGACTATACGCCGCCTTTATGGTTGGTTTAATTACCTCTGCCTTTGGTGGGCGTCCGGGTATGATTTCTGGTGCAACAGGTGCAATGGCCGTAGTAATGGTGTCATTGGTAGCATTGCATGGGGTGCAATATTTATTTGCCGCCGTGGTGCTCACCGGTATTTTCCAAATATTTTTTGGGGTATTTAAACTAGGTAAATTTATTCGCCTTGTGCCACATCCGGTGATGCTTGGTTTTGTAAACGGCTTGGCGATTGTAATTTTTCTTGCCCAACTTGGTCAGTTTAAAGTAACAAATGCCGCAGGTGAGCTAGAGTGGATGACAGGTTCTGCTATGTACACTATGGTGGGTTTAATCGCTTTAACTATGGCAATCATTCATTTTTTACCTAAGATAACTAAAGCGGTTCCATCGTCTTTAGTGGCAATTATCGTTGTTACTGCAATTGTATTATTTACGGATATAGATTCTCGTACGGTTATTGATTATGTACGTGATATGACGGGTGATTCAGCTAGTACCTTAGCAGGCGGTTTACCTAGTTTTGCTATTCCATCAGTACCTTTTAATTTTGAAACGTTAATGATTATTTTACCATTTGCTTTAGTGTTGGCGGCGATTGGCTTAATTGAATCATTATTAACTCTTACTTTAATTGATGAACTTACAGAAACACATGGTCAAGCGAACCGTGAATGTGTTGCACAGGGTGCAGCAAATACGGTTAATGGCTTCTTTGGTGGTATGGGCGGTTGTGCAATGATTGGCCAGTCAATGATCAACGTAAACTCTGGTGGGCGAGGTCGTGCTTCTGGTATTACTGCTGCATTAGCATTATTAGGCTTTATATTATTTGCCTCTGGTCTAATTGAAATAATCCCACTTGCCGCATTGGTAGGAGTTATGTTTATTGTTGTTATTGGTACTTTTGAATGGTCTAGTTTACGTATTATGGGCAAAATCCCAAAAGCTGATGCGTTCGTTATTATTTTAGTATCGGGTGTTACAGTAATATCCGATTTAGCTATAGCGGTTATTGTTGGTGTTATAGTTTCTGCTTTAGTGTTTGCATGGCAACATGCAAAACACGTTATTGTAAATCGCTCTATCGACGAGAATGGCTCAACCATTTATGAAGTTAATGGTCCTATCTTCTTTGGTGCGATAACTAGCTTTTTAGAGCAATTTGAACCTCAAAATGATAGCCAAGATGTCATCGTTGAATTTAAGAATTCTCGTGTTGCTGATCATTCTGCTCTTGAAGCTATAGATACTTTAGCTGAACGTTATAAGAGCCGCGGCAAAACGCTACATCTTCGCCATTTAAGCCCTGAATGTCGCACTTTATTGACTAAAGCAGGTGACTTGGTAGAAGTTAACTATATTGAAGATCCAAGCTACCATGTAGCCTCAGACAAGCTTGATTAA
- a CDS encoding diguanylate cyclase has protein sequence MLNTSFKYFKEQFKPLLCVLVISAVGFLLNLYPIPLFSNIHLILGNVAFVIIAMRFGVLYSLLSAMIVATAFVISFAHPFGYIIYGFEAVFIALLRKRGWYVLYADLLYWIVIGMPLTALVLNQLSDMPEQLFLLTITKQAFNGLVYTCLAGLIVYFFPKTFAFKYRQQPRVLRSFKAQLVYATTLIITFSIMATSIFVTHSVINSQHEILEKSIGEHKQYLKLSANRFIEKYEQVIENAANNLSLQHKDNAVQQHFLSEYHDLYPEFRTMFISNNEGNVTAMSPLTMLAQLKDQNKIPNVNFRKYFQVSIGTDDVYVSEAIEGKGFGQDTIVSISKSFYFQNEESKSGIVQGSLNLTKFERIIPDNLVNEISYVITGQNNHIIYASSKLNLDVKKPFNYQDKRDLTFKNTGLVELFNQNTEEHLDYFLTQDLLKNGWNIYVLLDSNKVINTVEREYLLIFNLLFLAFLISISLAQRIGEQITKPLNFIIKQLQSFEVDNGFIFRPLYSNSAKEIVILYDELQRNKNEINNYQNKLEKEVEQRTNELQVANEKLTQLAQKDGLTQIYNRRYFDEHFGLFQKMALRSNNNLAVVILDIDKFKKVNDIHGHLIGDECLKILASILMKEFSRSTDLIARYGGEEFILVINQISEKNLDYKLEKLRKTIASTIMYNQKHEGFKLTASFGAIIAPATFSEEVKDWIKVADLCLYKAKNSGRNNVKIESFLGLF, from the coding sequence ATGCTGAATACCTCATTTAAATACTTTAAAGAGCAATTTAAACCATTACTATGCGTTTTGGTTATTTCTGCTGTTGGTTTTTTGCTAAATTTATATCCCATCCCATTATTCTCAAATATCCATTTAATTTTAGGTAATGTAGCCTTTGTTATCATTGCTATGCGATTTGGGGTTCTATATAGCTTATTGTCGGCAATGATAGTTGCGACCGCATTTGTTATTTCTTTTGCGCATCCGTTTGGTTACATAATTTATGGTTTCGAAGCAGTATTTATAGCTCTATTGAGAAAGCGCGGCTGGTATGTACTTTATGCAGATCTATTATATTGGATAGTAATAGGTATGCCATTAACTGCTTTAGTGTTAAATCAGCTTAGCGACATGCCTGAACAATTATTTTTGTTAACCATCACAAAGCAAGCATTCAACGGCTTGGTTTATACGTGTTTGGCTGGGTTAATTGTATATTTTTTTCCTAAGACGTTTGCTTTTAAATACAGACAACAGCCTAGAGTTTTACGCTCTTTTAAAGCGCAATTAGTATATGCAACAACTCTTATTATTACATTCTCTATTATGGCGACTTCAATTTTTGTTACTCATAGTGTGATCAATAGCCAACACGAGATACTCGAAAAAAGTATTGGAGAACATAAGCAATATTTAAAATTATCTGCTAATAGATTTATTGAAAAATATGAACAAGTGATTGAAAATGCCGCAAACAACTTATCCTTGCAACACAAGGATAATGCTGTGCAACAACACTTTTTATCGGAATATCATGATTTATATCCAGAGTTTCGAACTATGTTTATTAGCAATAACGAAGGTAATGTTACTGCTATGTCACCATTAACTATGCTAGCGCAGTTAAAAGATCAAAATAAAATACCTAACGTGAACTTTCGCAAATATTTTCAAGTAAGTATTGGAACTGATGATGTTTATGTTTCAGAAGCAATAGAAGGAAAGGGGTTTGGCCAAGATACAATTGTTTCTATCAGCAAATCGTTTTACTTTCAAAATGAAGAATCTAAAAGTGGCATTGTTCAAGGATCACTTAACTTAACAAAGTTTGAACGCATCATTCCCGATAATTTAGTTAATGAAATATCTTATGTGATAACCGGGCAAAATAATCATATTATTTATGCATCTTCTAAGCTAAACCTTGATGTTAAAAAGCCATTTAACTATCAAGATAAAAGGGATTTAACCTTTAAAAATACCGGCTTAGTCGAATTGTTCAATCAAAACACAGAAGAACATTTAGATTACTTTTTAACGCAAGATTTGCTTAAAAATGGTTGGAACATTTATGTGTTACTTGATTCAAACAAAGTCATCAATACTGTTGAACGTGAGTATTTATTGATATTTAATTTACTCTTTCTCGCATTTTTAATTTCAATTAGTTTAGCGCAGAGAATAGGTGAGCAAATTACCAAACCATTAAACTTTATTATTAAACAATTGCAGAGTTTTGAAGTAGACAATGGTTTTATATTCCGACCTTTATATTCAAATTCAGCGAAGGAAATTGTCATTCTGTATGATGAACTGCAGCGTAATAAAAATGAAATTAATAACTACCAGAACAAATTGGAAAAAGAAGTCGAACAACGTACTAATGAATTACAAGTTGCTAATGAAAAACTTACTCAACTTGCTCAAAAAGATGGTTTGACGCAGATATATAATCGCCGCTATTTTGATGAACATTTTGGTTTATTTCAAAAAATGGCATTGCGAAGTAATAATAACTTAGCAGTCGTGATACTGGATATAGATAAGTTTAAGAAGGTGAATGATATTCATGGCCATTTAATTGGTGATGAATGTTTGAAAATACTTGCTTCAATTTTAATGAAAGAATTTTCTAGAAGTACTGATCTAATTGCTCGCTATGGCGGCGAAGAATTCATACTTGTAATTAATCAAATTTCTGAGAAAAATCTCGACTATAAACTCGAGAAACTACGAAAAACAATTGCCAGCACCATTATGTATAACCAAAAACATGAAGGTTTTAAATTAACAGCAAGTTTTGGAGCAATTATAGCACCAGCTACTTTTAGCGAAGAGGTCAAAGATTGGATAAAGGTCGCAGACTTATGTCTATATAAAGCGAAAAATTCCGGTCGAAACAACGTCAAAATAGAAAGTTTCTTGGGGTTATTCTAA
- a CDS encoding cation:dicarboxylate symporter family transporter, whose protein sequence is MANKIIIAMFLGLLIGFTTQFTLPIVDLTGQGFVMLMQMTALPYISVSLIYGIGSMSRKQGKQLVKFGGSTLLILSSIVLLFIGLSPLAFPDWSAAAFYSASNQVSISEQNILELFLPANPFNAYAQAIIPAVVIFSIFIGLGFIGLENKRRTLYIFKDLREALTLVTNFVMKFAPIGVFAIALQASATIKPDELDGLMIYIATSACVVLLLSFVVLPLLVAIITPLTYKQVVLTAKDALITAFATGSIFIVLPLIAQSVKRQLFDYAKMHNDAKRIPSVIVPISFSLPIGGKLLAILFVLFAGWFSGESVHVTDYPGLMIFAVMQLFGSSMIAVPNLLDSVNISASMFDLFIVAEQLVISRLGALLSVMFITVMSLLVTLLVMNKVKFYIKPFAILAAATPIATALIFLLLSVTFNSISHPYQGYEKFINRDLLLPAAESRYLKEPAVISGPFGKRSQTLDKIKQLGIIRMGYYRDSLPYAFQNKDGKLVGLDIELGHLLAQELGVSIEFVLIYRNQTKQLLSNGYLDIVSGIPVTPESLLEYSLTSPYTAEPFSFLVRDTDRRKFTFWRDIIDNKTLTIGIPEAYFYEQSIQKNMPNNKVWELSTPRLMFKEQGESIDAMMYGAAGASAWTLLYPDYAVVMPKPIAPAIDIAFPVATGDLAFERFISHWIAMKKRSKTIDALFKYWIENEEPSIYIK, encoded by the coding sequence TTGGCTAATAAAATAATAATAGCAATGTTTCTTGGCCTTCTTATAGGCTTTACCACACAATTCACTTTACCCATAGTTGACTTAACCGGGCAAGGATTTGTGATGTTAATGCAGATGACTGCATTACCCTATATTTCTGTATCTTTAATATATGGCATTGGCAGTATGAGTCGCAAACAAGGAAAACAGTTAGTTAAATTTGGCGGTTCAACATTACTTATTTTATCAAGTATCGTGCTGCTCTTTATTGGTTTATCACCCTTAGCTTTTCCAGATTGGAGTGCAGCTGCTTTTTATAGTGCTTCTAATCAAGTTTCAATAAGTGAACAAAACATCCTAGAACTATTTCTGCCGGCAAACCCTTTTAATGCTTATGCGCAAGCAATAATTCCTGCGGTAGTGATATTTAGTATATTCATTGGTCTTGGGTTTATCGGATTAGAAAACAAAAGACGTACATTATATATATTTAAAGACTTACGAGAAGCTCTAACATTGGTCACTAACTTCGTAATGAAGTTTGCTCCAATAGGCGTTTTTGCTATTGCTCTACAAGCGTCTGCTACAATAAAACCCGATGAATTAGACGGGTTGATGATTTATATAGCTACCTCTGCATGTGTTGTTTTACTCCTTAGCTTTGTCGTATTGCCATTATTAGTTGCCATCATTACGCCATTAACATACAAACAAGTGGTTTTGACCGCAAAAGATGCTCTTATAACCGCCTTCGCTACGGGCAGCATTTTTATCGTATTGCCATTAATTGCACAAAGCGTGAAAAGACAACTATTTGATTACGCTAAAATGCATAATGATGCAAAGCGTATACCTTCAGTTATCGTCCCCATTTCTTTTAGTCTACCCATTGGCGGTAAATTACTGGCTATTTTATTTGTCTTATTTGCGGGATGGTTTTCTGGCGAGTCGGTACATGTAACAGACTACCCTGGTTTGATGATTTTCGCGGTTATGCAACTATTTGGTTCAAGTATGATAGCGGTGCCTAATCTACTCGACAGCGTTAATATATCGGCAAGTATGTTTGACTTGTTTATAGTTGCAGAGCAGTTAGTTATTTCCCGTTTAGGGGCGCTGTTATCTGTGATGTTTATTACTGTTATGAGTTTATTGGTTACCTTACTAGTGATGAATAAGGTCAAATTTTATATTAAACCATTCGCTATTTTAGCCGCAGCTACGCCCATTGCTACAGCGTTAATTTTTTTATTACTAAGCGTAACCTTTAATTCAATTAGTCACCCGTATCAAGGCTACGAAAAATTCATCAATCGAGATCTTTTATTACCTGCGGCTGAATCTAGATATTTAAAAGAGCCTGCAGTTATTTCAGGCCCTTTCGGAAAACGCTCTCAAACGCTTGATAAAATTAAGCAACTTGGCATTATTCGCATGGGCTATTACCGTGATTCACTCCCTTACGCTTTTCAAAATAAAGACGGTAAGTTAGTCGGTTTGGACATAGAGCTAGGCCATTTATTGGCACAAGAACTTGGAGTTAGCATAGAGTTTGTTCTTATTTATCGTAATCAAACTAAGCAATTATTATCTAATGGCTATTTAGATATTGTCTCTGGAATTCCGGTCACGCCCGAAAGTTTATTAGAATATAGCTTAACCTCTCCGTATACAGCTGAGCCCTTTTCATTCTTAGTTAGAGATACAGATAGACGAAAATTTACCTTTTGGCGAGATATTATTGATAATAAGACGTTAACAATAGGTATTCCTGAAGCTTACTTCTATGAACAATCAATTCAAAAAAATATGCCTAATAACAAAGTTTGGGAGTTGTCGACTCCAAGGCTGATGTTCAAAGAACAAGGAGAAAGCATTGATGCAATGATGTATGGTGCTGCAGGGGCTTCAGCCTGGACCTTGTTATATCCAGATTATGCTGTTGTTATGCCTAAGCCTATTGCTCCTGCCATTGACATCGCTTTTCCTGTTGCCACTGGTGATTTGGCTTTTGAACGATTTATTAGTCATTGGATAGCGATGAAAAAACGTAGCAAAACCATAGATGCATTATTTAAATATTGGATTGAAAACGAAGAGCCAAGTATATATATAAAATGA
- a CDS encoding LysR family transcriptional regulator: protein MNWDDIKVFLQVARTGKLALAARNLKVDSSTVSRRLHYLEKSLEVSLFERGAEGHLLTVEGQQLMQTAKRMEQNLQSSVASLQGINKGDSGNVRLGTTEAFGSFFLATKMREFANLAPKINVDILTFSRQVNLTRYEADIAINVGKPDKTSMVVTKLCDYRLKLYASNIYLRNNPITKKSDLNQQSWIAYVEHLDFSDQVSHVKDLAPDVVPILKSSSVISQYLAVKSGLGIAVLPCFMADLDPELKPLLDDEIDIVRQFYLMAQADRKRIARVEMLWDFIKKTAKANQLLLMGSKRV from the coding sequence ATGAATTGGGACGATATAAAAGTATTCTTACAAGTTGCCCGAACTGGCAAGCTTGCATTGGCTGCTAGAAACCTAAAAGTAGACTCATCAACAGTCTCCAGACGCTTGCATTATCTAGAAAAATCACTAGAAGTAAGCTTATTTGAGCGAGGGGCAGAAGGCCATTTATTAACTGTTGAAGGTCAACAATTAATGCAAACTGCCAAGCGTATGGAGCAAAACCTGCAATCTTCGGTTGCATCATTGCAAGGTATCAATAAAGGCGATTCGGGTAATGTTCGCCTTGGTACTACGGAAGCTTTTGGGAGTTTTTTTCTGGCGACTAAAATGCGAGAATTTGCCAATTTAGCACCAAAAATCAATGTCGATATTCTTACCTTTTCCAGGCAGGTGAACCTTACTCGTTATGAAGCTGACATTGCAATTAATGTTGGTAAACCAGATAAAACCTCTATGGTAGTAACTAAACTCTGTGATTATCGTTTAAAGCTATATGCCAGCAATATTTATTTAAGAAATAACCCGATCACTAAAAAATCAGATTTGAATCAGCAAAGCTGGATAGCTTACGTTGAGCATCTTGATTTTAGTGATCAAGTATCGCATGTTAAAGATTTAGCCCCTGATGTTGTGCCAATACTAAAAAGCTCTAGTGTTATCAGTCAGTACTTAGCGGTAAAAAGTGGTTTAGGTATTGCGGTATTACCGTGTTTTATGGCGGATTTGGATCCTGAATTAAAACCACTGCTGGACGATGAAATTGATATTGTACGGCAGTTTTATTTGATGGCGCAAGCGGACAGAAAACGGATTGCGCGAGTAGAAATGTTATGGGATTTTATTAAAAAAACAGCAAAGGCTAACCAACTGCTTTTGATGGGAAGTAAGCGGGTATAA
- a CDS encoding DUF1289 domain-containing protein, which translates to MQDLQLDFFDVPSPCRGVCKSDDKGYCQGCFRSREERFGWKELNNSEKQRVIKLCIQREKRRTAPAKVKVEEPVPLIVQPSLLDPQPDNRICSAIDEDDFGDFEL; encoded by the coding sequence ATGCAAGATCTGCAACTCGATTTTTTTGACGTACCAAGCCCATGTCGTGGCGTTTGCAAATCTGATGATAAAGGATATTGTCAGGGGTGCTTTCGTTCAAGAGAAGAGCGCTTTGGTTGGAAAGAATTGAATAATTCAGAAAAACAACGAGTGATAAAATTATGCATACAAAGGGAAAAACGTCGCACAGCACCGGCAAAAGTTAAAGTTGAAGAGCCAGTTCCACTTATTGTACAACCCTCCTTATTAGATCCTCAGCCAGATAACAGAATTTGCAGTGCAATTGATGAAGATGATTTTGGCGATTTCGAATTATAG
- a CDS encoding CoA-acylating methylmalonate-semialdehyde dehydrogenase: protein MSIRQIPLIIGGEKVTSQSEQWLDVLNPATQEVVAQVPMATLEEVDAAIESAEQAFKTWSKVSITKRMRIMLKYQQLLEANTVEIAKLITLEHGKTLPDAEGEVGRALEAVENACSITRLQLGEMANNAATGVDVYTINKPLGVGAGITAFNFPVMLPAFMFPAAIACGNTFVLKPSEQDPSSTMLMVELALEAGVPAGVLNVVHGGPDVVNRIIEHDAVKAVSFIGSTGVGTHVYNHASKHGKRAQCMMGAKNHMVIMPDANKDRAINDLLGSAFGAAGQRCMANPVTILVGEARNWLPEIAERAKTMVIDAGTNREADLGPVVSPQAKQRIIKLLDSGVEQGANLLVDGRNVVVPGYENGNFVGPTMFSGVTTDMDIYTQEIFGPALCVLEVETLDEAIAIINANPNGNGTSIFTSSGYVARKYENDIDVGQIGINVPIPVPVAFFSFTGSRASKLGDLGPNGKQVIQFWTQTKSVTARWFEPDHVEGEKVHTTISL from the coding sequence ATGTCAATTCGTCAAATTCCACTAATTATTGGTGGTGAAAAAGTTACTTCACAATCTGAACAGTGGCTAGATGTATTAAACCCAGCAACACAAGAAGTTGTAGCACAAGTGCCAATGGCAACACTTGAAGAAGTGGATGCTGCTATTGAAAGTGCTGAACAAGCATTTAAAACTTGGAGCAAGGTTTCAATAACAAAACGTATGCGCATTATGCTTAAGTACCAACAGTTGCTTGAAGCTAATACCGTTGAAATTGCAAAATTAATCACTCTTGAGCATGGTAAAACATTACCTGATGCCGAAGGTGAAGTTGGTCGTGCTTTAGAAGCTGTCGAAAATGCCTGTTCAATTACTCGTTTGCAACTTGGTGAAATGGCTAACAATGCTGCAACTGGTGTTGATGTTTATACAATAAACAAACCGCTGGGTGTTGGTGCTGGCATAACCGCATTTAATTTCCCGGTAATGTTACCTGCCTTTATGTTTCCTGCAGCAATTGCTTGTGGTAACACATTTGTATTAAAGCCTTCAGAGCAAGATCCTTCTTCAACTATGTTAATGGTTGAGCTTGCACTAGAAGCGGGTGTCCCAGCGGGCGTTCTTAACGTTGTTCACGGTGGACCTGATGTTGTTAACCGCATTATCGAACATGATGCTGTTAAAGCGGTTTCATTTATTGGTTCTACCGGTGTTGGTACTCATGTTTATAACCACGCGAGTAAGCATGGTAAACGTGCACAATGTATGATGGGCGCTAAAAACCATATGGTTATCATGCCAGATGCAAATAAAGACCGTGCAATTAACGATTTACTAGGTTCAGCCTTTGGTGCAGCCGGTCAACGTTGTATGGCTAACCCGGTAACGATTTTAGTTGGTGAAGCTCGCAACTGGTTACCTGAAATTGCTGAACGTGCTAAAACTATGGTAATTGATGCGGGTACAAACCGTGAAGCTGATTTAGGTCCTGTTGTTTCACCACAAGCAAAACAACGCATTATCAAGCTACTTGATTCTGGTGTTGAACAAGGCGCTAATCTATTAGTTGATGGTCGTAATGTTGTTGTACCGGGTTATGAAAATGGTAACTTTGTTGGTCCAACTATGTTTTCTGGCGTAACTACTGATATGGACATTTATACACAAGAAATATTTGGTCCGGCTTTATGTGTTTTAGAGGTTGAAACATTAGACGAAGCTATCGCAATTATTAATGCCAATCCTAATGGTAACGGAACTTCAATATTTACGTCTTCAGGTTATGTTGCACGTAAATATGAAAATGATATTGATGTTGGCCAAATTGGTATCAATGTACCAATTCCTGTACCAGTAGCATTTTTCTCTTTCACTGGTTCTCGTGCATCAAAGTTAGGTGATTTAGGTCCTAACGGAAAGCAGGTAATTCAATTTTGGACACAAACTAAATCAGTAACTGCTCGCTGGTTTGAACCGGATCACGTTGAAGGTGAAAAAGTTCATACAACTATCAGCCTTTAA
- the hemH gene encoding ferrochelatase, with amino-acid sequence MSRFSANNKKIHQSNIKKGPANTGSVKTGVLLCNLGTPDAPTASALRIYLREFLSDPRVVEIPKFIWMIILHGIILRIRPAKSAKLYESIWTEEGSPLLNISKAQQVKVAEKIAQQYGDEVEVVIAMRYGNPGITQALQAMQAKGISKIIALPLYPQYAGPTTGSTFDAITKEIQHWRWVPSLHFISSYHDHPGYIDALTNSISEHIEQHGKPEKLVFSYHGMPKLFHTNGDPYFCYCHKTTRLVVDKLGLAESDYLLTFQSRFGKAEWLKPYTDNCLSDFATQGIKKVAVISPAFSVDCLETLEELEVESRKVFIDAGGEQFNYINALNDRDDHISAIVDLIKAHL; translated from the coding sequence ATGTCGCGTTTTTCTGCCAACAATAAAAAAATACATCAGAGCAATATCAAAAAAGGGCCTGCAAATACAGGTTCGGTTAAAACTGGAGTTTTACTCTGTAACCTTGGAACGCCGGATGCGCCAACTGCAAGTGCATTGCGCATTTATTTGCGTGAGTTTTTATCAGATCCACGCGTAGTTGAAATACCAAAATTTATTTGGATGATAATTTTGCACGGAATTATTTTAAGAATTCGCCCGGCAAAATCTGCAAAACTATATGAGAGCATATGGACCGAAGAGGGTTCACCTCTATTAAATATAAGCAAAGCACAACAAGTTAAAGTAGCCGAGAAAATTGCACAACAATACGGTGATGAAGTCGAAGTCGTTATTGCTATGCGTTATGGCAATCCTGGCATTACTCAGGCATTACAGGCGATGCAGGCGAAAGGCATAAGCAAAATTATAGCTTTACCTTTATATCCGCAATATGCTGGACCAACTACAGGCTCTACGTTTGATGCTATTACGAAAGAAATTCAGCACTGGCGCTGGGTACCATCATTACACTTTATTTCTAGTTACCATGATCATCCGGGTTATATTGATGCACTTACCAACAGCATTAGTGAACACATTGAGCAACATGGCAAGCCAGAGAAACTAGTCTTTTCATATCACGGCATGCCAAAATTATTTCATACTAATGGTGATCCTTATTTTTGTTATTGTCATAAAACCACACGTTTAGTTGTTGATAAATTAGGTTTAGCAGAATCAGATTACCTGCTAACGTTTCAGTCTAGGTTTGGTAAGGCAGAATGGTTAAAGCCATATACTGATAATTGTTTGAGTGATTTTGCCACACAAGGAATTAAAAAAGTCGCTGTCATCAGTCCTGCATTTAGCGTTGATTGTTTAGAAACATTAGAAGAGTTAGAAGTAGAAAGCCGAAAAGTATTTATTGATGCTGGCGGAGAACAATTTAACTACATAAATGCTTTAAACGACCGAGATGATCATATTTCAGCGATAGTTGATTTGATCAAGGCTCACCTATAA